A genomic window from Bubalus bubalis isolate 160015118507 breed Murrah chromosome 11, NDDB_SH_1, whole genome shotgun sequence includes:
- the ABHD4 gene encoding (Lyso)-N-acylphosphatidylethanolamine lipase isoform X3: protein MSQLKNVEARILQCLQNKFLARYVSLPNQNKIWTVTVSPELRDRTPLVMVHGFGGGVGLWILNMDSLSTRRTLHTFDLLGFGRSSRPTFPRDPEGAEDEFVTSIETWRESMGIPSMILLGHSLGGFLATSYSIKYPDRVKHLILVDPWGFPLRPADPSQVRAPPTWVKAVASVLGRSNPLAVLRVAGPWGPGLVQRFRPDFKRKFADFFDDDTISEYIYHCNAQNPSGETAFKAMMESFGWARRPMLERIHLIRKDVPITMIYGANTWIDTSTGKKVKLQRPDSYVRDLEIEGASHHVYADQPHIFNAVVEEICDSVD, encoded by the exons ATGTCTCAACTGAAGAATGTAGAAGCCAGGATCCTCCAGT GCCTCCAGAACAAGTTCCTGGCTCGATATGTGTCCCTCCCAAACCAGAACAAGATCTGGACAGTGACAGTGAGCCCTGAGCTCAGGGACCGCACCCCACTGGTCATGGTGCACGGCTTCGGGGGCGGCGTGGGCCTCTGGATCCTCAACATGGATTCACTGAGCACCCGCCGCACATTGCACACCTTCGATCTGCTAGGCTTCGGGCGAAGCTCGAGGCCAACGTTCCCCAGGGATCCAGAGGGGGCCGAGGACGAGTTTGTGACCTCAATAGAGACGTGGCGGGAAAGCATGGGAATCCCCAGTATGATCCTCCTGGGGCACAGTCTGGGAGGATTCCTGGCCACTTCCTACTCGATCAAGTACCCTGACAG AGTTAAACACCTCATCCTGGTGGACCCGTGGGGCTTTCCCCTCCGACCAGCTGACCCCAGTCAGGTCCGTGCACCCCCGACCTGGGTCAAGGCTGTGGCCTCTGTCCTAGGGCGTTCCAATCCACTGGCTGTTCTTCGAGTCGCTGGGCCCTGGG GGCCCGGCCTGGTACAGCGATTCCGACCGGACTTCAAGCGCAAGTTTGCAGACTTCTTTGATGATGATACTATATCAGAGTATATCTACCACTGCAATGCACAGAATCCCAG TGGGGAGACGGCATTCAAAGCCATGATGGAGTCCTTCGGCTGGGCCCGGCGCCCCATGTTAGAGCGAATTCACTTGATTCGAAAAGATGTGCCCATCACCATGATCTATGGGGCCAACACCTGGATAGACACCAGCACGGGAAAAAAGGTGAAGCTGCAGCGGCCGGATTCCTACGTCCGAGATTTG GAGATCGAGGGTGCCTCGCACCACGTGTACGCAGACCAGCCGCACATCTTCAACGCGGTGGTGGAGGAGATCTGCGACTCAGTCGATTGA
- the DAD1 gene encoding dolichyl-diphosphooligosaccharide--protein glycosyltransferase subunit DAD1 — MSASVLSVISRFLEEYLSATPQRLKLLDAYLLYILLTGALQFGYCLLVGTFPFNSFLSGFISCVGSFILAVCLRIQINPQNKADFQGISPERAFADFLFASTILHLVVMNFVG; from the exons ATGTCGGCGTCTGTGTTGTCGGTCATCTCGCGGTTTTTAGAAGAGTACTTGAGCGCCACACCTCAGCGTTTGAAGTTGTTGGATGCGTACCTCCTGTATATACTGCTGACTGGAGCGCTGCAATTCGGTTATTGTCTCCTCGTGGGGACCTTCCCCTTCAACTCCTTCCTCTCGGGCTTCATCTCTTGTGTGGGGAGCTTCATCCTAGCGG TTTGTCTGAGAATACAGATCAACCCACAAAACAAGGCGGATTTCCAAGGCATCTCCCCAGAGCGAGCCTTTGCTGATTTTCTCTTTGCCAGCACCATCCTTCACCTTGTCGTCATGAACTTCGTTGGCTGA
- the ABHD4 gene encoding (Lyso)-N-acylphosphatidylethanolamine lipase isoform X4, which translates to MGWLSSTRQGLFTMADDLEQQPQGWLSSWLPTWRPTSMSQLKNVEARILQCFGRSSRPTFPRDPEGAEDEFVTSIETWRESMGIPSMILLGHSLGGFLATSYSIKYPDRVKHLILVDPWGFPLRPADPSQVRAPPTWVKAVASVLGRSNPLAVLRVAGPWGPGLVQRFRPDFKRKFADFFDDDTISEYIYHCNAQNPSGETAFKAMMESFGWARRPMLERIHLIRKDVPITMIYGANTWIDTSTGKKVKLQRPDSYVRDLEIEGASHHVYADQPHIFNAVVEEICDSVD; encoded by the exons ATGGGCTGGCTCAGCTCGACCCGGCAGGGCTTGTTTACTATGGCCGATGATCTGGAGCAGCA GCCTCAAGGCTGGCTGAGCAGCTGGCTGCCCACTTGGCGCCCCACTTCCATGTCTCAACTGAAGAATGTAGAAGCCAGGATCCTCCAGT GCTTCGGGCGAAGCTCGAGGCCAACGTTCCCCAGGGATCCAGAGGGGGCCGAGGACGAGTTTGTGACCTCAATAGAGACGTGGCGGGAAAGCATGGGAATCCCCAGTATGATCCTCCTGGGGCACAGTCTGGGAGGATTCCTGGCCACTTCCTACTCGATCAAGTACCCTGACAG AGTTAAACACCTCATCCTGGTGGACCCGTGGGGCTTTCCCCTCCGACCAGCTGACCCCAGTCAGGTCCGTGCACCCCCGACCTGGGTCAAGGCTGTGGCCTCTGTCCTAGGGCGTTCCAATCCACTGGCTGTTCTTCGAGTCGCTGGGCCCTGGG GGCCCGGCCTGGTACAGCGATTCCGACCGGACTTCAAGCGCAAGTTTGCAGACTTCTTTGATGATGATACTATATCAGAGTATATCTACCACTGCAATGCACAGAATCCCAG TGGGGAGACGGCATTCAAAGCCATGATGGAGTCCTTCGGCTGGGCCCGGCGCCCCATGTTAGAGCGAATTCACTTGATTCGAAAAGATGTGCCCATCACCATGATCTATGGGGCCAACACCTGGATAGACACCAGCACGGGAAAAAAGGTGAAGCTGCAGCGGCCGGATTCCTACGTCCGAGATTTG GAGATCGAGGGTGCCTCGCACCACGTGTACGCAGACCAGCCGCACATCTTCAACGCGGTGGTGGAGGAGATCTGCGACTCAGTCGATTGA
- the ABHD4 gene encoding (Lyso)-N-acylphosphatidylethanolamine lipase isoform X2: MGWLSSTRQGLFTMADDLEQQPQGWLSSWLPTWRPTSMSQLKNVEARILQCLQNKFLARYVSLPNQNKIWTVTVSPELRDRTPLVMVHGFGGGVGLWILNMDSLSTRRTLHTFDLLGFGRSSRPTFPRDPEGAEDEFVTSIETWRESMGIPSMILLGHSLGGFLATSYSIKYPDRVKHLILVDPWGFPLRPADPSQVRAPPTWVKAVASVLGRSNPLAVLRVAGPWGPGLVQRFRPDFKRKFADFFDDDTISEYIYHCNAQNPSGETAFKAMMESFGWARRPMLERIHLIRKDVPITMIYGANTWIDTSTGKKVKLQRPDSYVRDLCLE, from the exons ATGGGCTGGCTCAGCTCGACCCGGCAGGGCTTGTTTACTATGGCCGATGATCTGGAGCAGCA GCCTCAAGGCTGGCTGAGCAGCTGGCTGCCCACTTGGCGCCCCACTTCCATGTCTCAACTGAAGAATGTAGAAGCCAGGATCCTCCAGT GCCTCCAGAACAAGTTCCTGGCTCGATATGTGTCCCTCCCAAACCAGAACAAGATCTGGACAGTGACAGTGAGCCCTGAGCTCAGGGACCGCACCCCACTGGTCATGGTGCACGGCTTCGGGGGCGGCGTGGGCCTCTGGATCCTCAACATGGATTCACTGAGCACCCGCCGCACATTGCACACCTTCGATCTGCTAGGCTTCGGGCGAAGCTCGAGGCCAACGTTCCCCAGGGATCCAGAGGGGGCCGAGGACGAGTTTGTGACCTCAATAGAGACGTGGCGGGAAAGCATGGGAATCCCCAGTATGATCCTCCTGGGGCACAGTCTGGGAGGATTCCTGGCCACTTCCTACTCGATCAAGTACCCTGACAG AGTTAAACACCTCATCCTGGTGGACCCGTGGGGCTTTCCCCTCCGACCAGCTGACCCCAGTCAGGTCCGTGCACCCCCGACCTGGGTCAAGGCTGTGGCCTCTGTCCTAGGGCGTTCCAATCCACTGGCTGTTCTTCGAGTCGCTGGGCCCTGGG GGCCCGGCCTGGTACAGCGATTCCGACCGGACTTCAAGCGCAAGTTTGCAGACTTCTTTGATGATGATACTATATCAGAGTATATCTACCACTGCAATGCACAGAATCCCAG TGGGGAGACGGCATTCAAAGCCATGATGGAGTCCTTCGGCTGGGCCCGGCGCCCCATGTTAGAGCGAATTCACTTGATTCGAAAAGATGTGCCCATCACCATGATCTATGGGGCCAACACCTGGATAGACACCAGCACGGGAAAAAAGGTGAAGCTGCAGCGGCCGGATTCCTACGTCCGAGATTTG TGCCTAGAATAA
- the ABHD4 gene encoding (Lyso)-N-acylphosphatidylethanolamine lipase isoform X1, whose protein sequence is MGWLSSTRQGLFTMADDLEQQPQGWLSSWLPTWRPTSMSQLKNVEARILQCLQNKFLARYVSLPNQNKIWTVTVSPELRDRTPLVMVHGFGGGVGLWILNMDSLSTRRTLHTFDLLGFGRSSRPTFPRDPEGAEDEFVTSIETWRESMGIPSMILLGHSLGGFLATSYSIKYPDRVKHLILVDPWGFPLRPADPSQVRAPPTWVKAVASVLGRSNPLAVLRVAGPWGPGLVQRFRPDFKRKFADFFDDDTISEYIYHCNAQNPSGETAFKAMMESFGWARRPMLERIHLIRKDVPITMIYGANTWIDTSTGKKVKLQRPDSYVRDLEIEGASHHVYADQPHIFNAVVEEICDSVD, encoded by the exons ATGGGCTGGCTCAGCTCGACCCGGCAGGGCTTGTTTACTATGGCCGATGATCTGGAGCAGCA GCCTCAAGGCTGGCTGAGCAGCTGGCTGCCCACTTGGCGCCCCACTTCCATGTCTCAACTGAAGAATGTAGAAGCCAGGATCCTCCAGT GCCTCCAGAACAAGTTCCTGGCTCGATATGTGTCCCTCCCAAACCAGAACAAGATCTGGACAGTGACAGTGAGCCCTGAGCTCAGGGACCGCACCCCACTGGTCATGGTGCACGGCTTCGGGGGCGGCGTGGGCCTCTGGATCCTCAACATGGATTCACTGAGCACCCGCCGCACATTGCACACCTTCGATCTGCTAGGCTTCGGGCGAAGCTCGAGGCCAACGTTCCCCAGGGATCCAGAGGGGGCCGAGGACGAGTTTGTGACCTCAATAGAGACGTGGCGGGAAAGCATGGGAATCCCCAGTATGATCCTCCTGGGGCACAGTCTGGGAGGATTCCTGGCCACTTCCTACTCGATCAAGTACCCTGACAG AGTTAAACACCTCATCCTGGTGGACCCGTGGGGCTTTCCCCTCCGACCAGCTGACCCCAGTCAGGTCCGTGCACCCCCGACCTGGGTCAAGGCTGTGGCCTCTGTCCTAGGGCGTTCCAATCCACTGGCTGTTCTTCGAGTCGCTGGGCCCTGGG GGCCCGGCCTGGTACAGCGATTCCGACCGGACTTCAAGCGCAAGTTTGCAGACTTCTTTGATGATGATACTATATCAGAGTATATCTACCACTGCAATGCACAGAATCCCAG TGGGGAGACGGCATTCAAAGCCATGATGGAGTCCTTCGGCTGGGCCCGGCGCCCCATGTTAGAGCGAATTCACTTGATTCGAAAAGATGTGCCCATCACCATGATCTATGGGGCCAACACCTGGATAGACACCAGCACGGGAAAAAAGGTGAAGCTGCAGCGGCCGGATTCCTACGTCCGAGATTTG GAGATCGAGGGTGCCTCGCACCACGTGTACGCAGACCAGCCGCACATCTTCAACGCGGTGGTGGAGGAGATCTGCGACTCAGTCGATTGA